The Streptococcus pantholopis genome has a segment encoding these proteins:
- the smc gene encoding chromosome segregation protein SMC has translation MFLKEIEMQGFKSFANKTKITFDKGVTAVVGPNGSGKSNITESLRWALGESSAKSLRGGKMPDVIFAGTENRKALNYAQVAVVLDNSDGFIKGAKDEIRVERHIYRSGDSDYLIDGRKVRLRDIHDLFMDTGLGRDSFSIISQGRVEAIFNSKPEERRAIFEEAAGVLKYKTRKKETQGKLSQTQDNLDRLTDIIYELDTQIKPLEKQAQTAKRFLELEEERKQLHLDILIEDIDSDKLHLDQNTRELEGVKKELSIYYQQRQNLEKDNQNLKKQRQTVSEEMSKKQSGLVDITRLIADTERRIDLFNLESSQKLERRQEADQRLKTLNAEADSLKINIADKEKHLQELSEKLVSLADEIARLEAEAKRFSSDPDQMLENLREGYVRLMQQEADTSNNLTTVQAEIDSHKQLSESQAEEMQQLEEEIEAVGEEVKKALSTAAEAKRTLKELLENYRSLNQELQEDEAVYKDAQEKMFVQADSLKTKQARQDSLEAILKNHSHFYAGVRAVLQASEKLGGIIGAVSDHLNFSHDYQTAFEIVLGGSSQHIIVADEGAAKRAIAYLKQHRQGRATFLPLTTIKPRELSQQNLSKLASCQGFLGLASDLATFAPNLEKIFKNLLGLTALFDTVDNANRAARLLKYQVRLVTLDGTEIRPGGSFSGGSSRHNQTSFVKPELEHLKAEIATEKIKQQQQEKKVDELRQALSEKEKRLNHIKAEGETARLAEQKAELEYRQLSERFGDLQDVYQGLQAKSTDQRAEDLKAEKRKLEELLNDIAEQKEKINTEIEQIKENKGALNQKADKLANKLAQARLDERELQSEKKFEESDKKRLEASLAETAANIDELKTVLNEQLASSSDQELPKLQEQLAEAKARKEEDEKRLVQLRFELEDCEAQLDELALRSQETNQQNERLIRKQAQYEAEAEQISERLRTFARSLAEDYQMTLDEARTKAKAIEDSKLARQKLQTLRRQIKALGPVNIDAIEQYDEVNERLLFLNSQKDDLVRAKNLLLETIHDMDDEVKTRFKATFAAIRDSFKETFQQMFGGGSSDLILTEGDLLTAGIEISVQPPGKKIQSLNLMSGGEKALSALALLFAIIRVRTIPFVILDEVEAALDEANVKRFGDYLNRFDKSSQFIVVTHRKGTMAAADSIYGVTMQESGVSKIVSVKLKEAEEMLD, from the coding sequence ATGTTTTTAAAAGAGATTGAAATGCAGGGGTTTAAATCCTTTGCCAATAAAACAAAGATTACCTTTGATAAAGGGGTGACAGCTGTGGTTGGCCCCAATGGTTCCGGCAAAAGCAATATCACTGAAAGTCTGAGGTGGGCATTAGGGGAATCCAGTGCTAAAAGTTTGCGGGGCGGTAAGATGCCGGATGTTATTTTTGCAGGGACTGAAAACCGCAAGGCGCTCAACTATGCTCAGGTAGCGGTTGTTTTGGATAACAGTGATGGTTTTATCAAAGGTGCAAAGGATGAAATCCGTGTTGAACGCCATATTTACCGCAGCGGTGACAGTGATTATTTGATTGACGGACGCAAGGTACGTTTGCGTGATATCCATGATTTATTTATGGATACTGGTCTGGGTCGGGATTCGTTTTCGATTATATCTCAAGGCCGTGTTGAAGCTATATTTAACAGTAAACCTGAGGAGAGGCGGGCTATTTTTGAAGAAGCTGCCGGTGTTTTAAAATATAAAACACGTAAAAAAGAAACACAAGGCAAACTCAGCCAGACTCAAGACAACTTAGACCGTTTGACTGATATTATTTATGAGTTGGATACACAGATTAAACCGCTTGAAAAACAGGCTCAGACCGCTAAAAGATTTTTAGAGCTTGAAGAAGAACGTAAGCAGCTTCATCTGGATATTCTCATTGAAGATATTGACAGCGATAAACTTCATCTGGATCAGAATACCCGTGAACTGGAAGGGGTTAAAAAAGAACTGTCCATTTATTATCAGCAGCGGCAGAATTTAGAAAAGGACAATCAAAACCTGAAAAAACAACGCCAGACTGTCTCAGAAGAAATGTCCAAGAAACAGTCCGGTTTGGTTGATATCACTCGCTTAATAGCTGATACTGAGCGGCGAATTGACTTGTTCAACTTAGAATCCAGTCAGAAATTGGAACGCCGTCAGGAAGCAGATCAGCGCTTAAAAACGCTTAATGCAGAAGCTGATTCCTTAAAAATAAATATAGCTGATAAGGAAAAACATTTGCAGGAGCTGTCAGAAAAACTCGTTTCGCTGGCTGATGAGATTGCAAGATTGGAAGCTGAAGCAAAACGATTCTCGTCGGATCCGGATCAAATGCTGGAAAACTTGCGAGAAGGCTATGTGCGGCTGATGCAGCAAGAAGCAGATACATCCAATAACCTGACGACTGTCCAAGCCGAAATAGACAGTCACAAGCAGCTTTCGGAATCTCAGGCCGAAGAAATGCAGCAGCTTGAGGAAGAAATAGAAGCAGTTGGAGAGGAAGTCAAAAAGGCTCTATCAACTGCTGCTGAGGCTAAGCGGACACTTAAGGAACTGCTGGAGAACTATCGCAGCTTAAATCAGGAGCTTCAGGAAGATGAAGCTGTCTATAAAGATGCGCAAGAAAAGATGTTTGTTCAGGCTGACTCACTTAAGACCAAGCAAGCACGGCAGGACAGTTTAGAGGCTATTTTAAAAAATCACAGTCATTTTTATGCAGGAGTCAGGGCTGTTTTACAGGCTTCAGAAAAGCTAGGCGGCATTATTGGTGCTGTTAGTGATCATTTAAATTTTTCACACGATTACCAGACCGCGTTTGAGATTGTCCTAGGGGGCAGCAGCCAGCACATTATTGTGGCTGATGAGGGGGCGGCAAAGCGCGCGATTGCCTATTTGAAGCAGCATAGACAGGGAAGAGCCACCTTTTTGCCTTTAACCACTATTAAACCCCGAGAGCTGTCGCAGCAGAATCTATCTAAATTGGCCTCTTGTCAGGGATTTTTGGGGTTGGCCAGTGATTTAGCGACTTTTGCACCGAATTTAGAAAAGATTTTTAAAAATCTTTTAGGTCTGACGGCTCTTTTTGATACTGTTGATAATGCTAACCGGGCAGCCCGTCTCCTCAAATATCAGGTTCGTTTGGTGACACTTGATGGGACAGAGATACGTCCGGGAGGATCATTTTCCGGCGGCAGCAGCCGTCACAACCAGACAAGCTTTGTTAAACCCGAGCTGGAACATTTGAAAGCTGAAATAGCAACTGAAAAAATAAAACAGCAGCAGCAAGAAAAAAAGGTTGATGAATTAAGACAGGCTCTCTCCGAAAAGGAAAAAAGGCTGAATCACATAAAAGCAGAAGGTGAAACAGCCCGTCTGGCTGAACAAAAAGCAGAGCTTGAATACCGTCAGCTGTCAGAACGGTTCGGCGATTTGCAGGATGTTTATCAAGGTCTGCAGGCTAAGAGCACAGATCAAAGAGCAGAAGATCTAAAAGCCGAAAAAAGAAAGCTTGAAGAGCTTTTAAATGACATAGCTGAGCAAAAAGAAAAAATAAATACAGAAATTGAACAAATTAAAGAAAATAAGGGCGCTCTCAATCAAAAAGCAGATAAGCTGGCCAATAAGCTGGCTCAGGCTCGGCTGGATGAACGGGAACTCCAAAGTGAAAAAAAGTTTGAGGAGTCTGATAAAAAACGGTTAGAAGCCAGTCTGGCAGAGACCGCAGCTAATATTGATGAACTAAAAACTGTTTTAAATGAGCAGTTAGCTTCATCTTCTGATCAAGAGCTGCCTAAGCTGCAGGAGCAGTTGGCAGAAGCCAAAGCAAGAAAAGAGGAAGATGAGAAGCGTCTGGTACAGCTGCGCTTCGAACTGGAAGACTGTGAAGCCCAACTTGATGAACTCGCATTACGGTCCCAAGAGACAAACCAGCAAAATGAACGGCTTATTCGCAAACAGGCTCAGTATGAAGCTGAGGCCGAGCAAATTTCAGAGCGGCTGAGAACTTTTGCCCGCAGTCTGGCTGAGGACTACCAGATGACTCTGGATGAAGCCAGAACGAAAGCAAAAGCCATTGAAGACAGTAAGCTGGCACGACAAAAACTGCAGACATTGCGCCGGCAGATAAAGGCTTTGGGTCCTGTTAATATTGATGCTATTGAGCAGTATGATGAGGTTAATGAACGCCTGCTTTTTCTAAACAGTCAAAAGGATGATTTGGTACGGGCAAAAAATCTTTTGCTTGAGACCATCCATGATATGGACGATGAAGTAAAAACACGTTTTAAAGCCACTTTTGCTGCTATTCGCGACAGCTTCAAAGAGACATTTCAGCAAATGTTTGGAGGAGGCTCCAGTGACCTCATTTTAACTGAAGGTGATCTTCTGACAGCAGGTATTGAAATTTCTGTTCAGCCGCCAGGCAAAAAGATTCAGTCGCTTAATCTAATGAGCGGCGGAGAAAAAGCTCTCTCTGCTTTGGCACTGTTATTTGCCATTATCCGTGTTAGAACTATTCCCTTTGTTATCCTTGATGAGGTTGAGGCTGCTTTAGATGAAGCTAATGTAAAACGTTTCGGCGATTACCTCAACCGCTTTGACAAGTCCAGTCAGTTTATCGTTGTCACCCACCGCAAAGGAACCATGGCAGCAGCCGACAGCATTTATGGTGTGACAATGCAGGAATCGGGAGTATCAAAAATTGTTTCTGTTAAACTAAAAGAGGCTGAGGAAATGCTGGATTAA
- a CDS encoding Cof-type HAD-IIB family hydrolase: MIKLVATDLDGTFLAPDGSFDRQRLANLLDKFQEQEIVFVAASGRSLITLEKLFAAYTDRIAFIADNGSLVKASGELLFEASISPQQYQEIAALLSQSPYMSSYDFLLSGRQGAYLHTEASSDYYSFISRYYDNIQYVSDFSAVSDTILKLTANFSEKTLKEGEAWFNKQVDYARAVTTGFSSVDIILKNINKRVGLEHLCRKYGIASSQVLAFGDNLNDFEMLSFAGTAVATGNARSEIKDLADAVIGSCADGAVLDYMERMVR; the protein is encoded by the coding sequence ATGATAAAATTAGTGGCAACAGATCTGGATGGGACCTTTTTAGCCCCAGATGGCAGTTTTGACCGGCAAAGATTAGCCAACCTGCTGGATAAATTCCAAGAGCAGGAGATAGTGTTTGTTGCTGCCAGCGGCCGCTCACTTATCACTTTGGAAAAATTATTTGCAGCTTATACAGACAGAATCGCTTTTATTGCAGATAATGGCAGCTTGGTAAAAGCAAGTGGTGAACTTCTCTTTGAGGCCAGTATCAGTCCGCAGCAATATCAGGAGATTGCTGCTCTTTTGTCACAAAGTCCTTATATGTCATCCTATGACTTTTTGCTTTCCGGGCGGCAGGGCGCTTATCTGCATACCGAAGCCAGCAGTGACTATTACTCTTTTATCAGCCGCTATTATGATAATATCCAGTATGTTTCTGATTTTTCAGCTGTTTCAGATACTATTTTGAAGCTGACTGCTAATTTTTCAGAAAAAACACTTAAAGAGGGAGAAGCCTGGTTTAATAAGCAAGTTGATTATGCTCGTGCAGTGACGACTGGCTTTAGCTCTGTTGACATTATTCTCAAAAATATCAATAAGCGGGTCGGACTCGAGCACCTTTGCAGAAAGTACGGGATAGCCTCTTCACAGGTATTGGCTTTCGGAGATAATTTAAATGACTTTGAAATGCTGTCTTTTGCCGGAACAGCTGTTGCAACTGGCAATGCAAGATCTGAAATTAAAGATTTGGCCGATGCTGTTATCGGCTCTTGTGCAGACGGTGCCGTGCTGGATTATATGGAAAGAATGGTTAGGTAA
- a CDS encoding Cof-type HAD-IIB family hydrolase — protein MTKIKLLALDLDGTLYNSQKQVSDENKAALKAARSKGVKVVITTGRPLKAIGNLLEELDLSGAENYSITFNGGLVQRNTGEILDKSELSRQHLEAIYDVFEPLGLPLDVLSDGTVYSISSKGNHSLYHKANPLLTFIEVANLAAVPDNIVYNKVVSVIDAAYLDRQIQKLPADFYKEFEVFKSRDIILEVMPKGVHKAIGLERLTKYLGLESRQVMAVGDEENDLSMLSWAGLGVAMANGTKAAKDIADTVTVRTNDQAGVAEAIDHYILSED, from the coding sequence ATGACAAAGATTAAATTATTGGCCCTTGATTTGGATGGTACTCTTTATAACAGTCAGAAGCAGGTTTCAGATGAAAATAAAGCTGCTTTAAAAGCTGCCCGGTCAAAAGGGGTTAAGGTCGTTATTACAACCGGCCGGCCCTTAAAAGCAATCGGCAATTTATTGGAAGAACTTGATTTGTCAGGTGCCGAAAATTACAGTATTACTTTTAACGGCGGTCTTGTACAGCGCAATACCGGTGAAATTCTGGATAAGAGTGAACTGAGCCGCCAGCATTTAGAAGCTATCTATGATGTCTTTGAACCCTTAGGTCTGCCGCTGGATGTTTTGAGCGACGGAACGGTCTACAGTATTTCCAGCAAGGGGAACCACTCGCTGTATCATAAGGCCAACCCGCTCTTGACCTTTATCGAAGTAGCTAATCTGGCTGCTGTTCCTGATAATATTGTCTATAATAAGGTGGTCAGCGTGATTGACGCTGCTTACCTAGATCGGCAAATTCAGAAGCTGCCGGCTGATTTTTACAAGGAATTTGAAGTTTTTAAATCGCGGGATATCATCCTTGAGGTTATGCCCAAAGGCGTTCATAAGGCCATAGGTTTGGAACGTTTGACCAAGTATTTAGGGCTGGAGAGCCGGCAGGTGATGGCGGTAGGTGATGAAGAAAATGATTTATCTATGCTTTCCTGGGCTGGCTTAGGTGTCGCTATGGCTAATGGCACAAAGGCCGCTAAAGACATTGCTGACACTGTTACCGTACGTACTAATGACCAAGCAGGGGTAGCCGAAGCGATTGACCATTATATTTTAAGCGAGGATTAG
- a CDS encoding TIGR03943 family putative permease subunit — MSRFLILAGYFELSMYLQLSGKLDQYINIHYSYLAYLSMVLSFILALIQLTIWMKRWEFPSHLSGKLAKLSSPLILLFPVLVGLLVPTATLDSTTVSAKGYTFPLAAGTSKSGQSEDGTAIQYLKPDTSLYFTETAYEREMQKELKKYQGQNELKITTENYMEVMELIYLYPDEFMNREIQYTGFVYNEPKHQGYQFLFRFGIIHCIADSGVYGLLTTGNEQSYADNTWVTVKGTLSIEYNKALEQSLPVLHITEATESREPDNPYVYRVF; from the coding sequence ATGAGTCGTTTTTTAATTCTGGCAGGTTATTTTGAACTGTCCATGTATCTGCAGCTATCAGGAAAATTGGATCAATACATCAACATCCATTATTCTTATCTGGCTTATCTGTCTATGGTGCTGTCCTTTATTTTAGCCCTTATTCAGCTGACTATCTGGATGAAAAGGTGGGAATTTCCCAGCCACTTATCCGGAAAACTGGCTAAACTGAGCAGCCCCCTTATTCTGCTTTTTCCTGTTTTAGTTGGGCTCCTTGTTCCAACTGCTACTCTTGATTCCACTACCGTTTCTGCCAAGGGCTATACCTTCCCCTTAGCAGCCGGAACATCAAAAAGCGGGCAGAGTGAAGACGGGACTGCTATTCAATATTTAAAACCTGATACCAGCCTTTACTTTACAGAAACCGCTTATGAAAGGGAAATGCAAAAGGAGCTTAAAAAATATCAAGGACAGAATGAGCTAAAAATCACTACAGAAAATTATATGGAAGTGATGGAATTGATTTACCTCTATCCAGATGAGTTTATGAATCGGGAAATTCAGTATACCGGTTTTGTTTACAATGAACCAAAACACCAGGGCTACCAATTTTTGTTTCGTTTTGGAATTATCCACTGCATAGCTGATTCGGGGGTATACGGGCTGCTGACGACAGGAAATGAGCAGTCCTATGCCGACAATACCTGGGTCACAGTAAAGGGGACCCTATCTATTGAATACAATAAAGCTCTGGAGCAAAGTCTGCCTGTTTTGCATATCACTGAAGCCACAGAGAGCAGGGAACCGGATAATCCCTATGTTTACCGAGTTTTTTAA
- a CDS encoding permease — MAIFNQLPDSVLQWLAIFLSIIIEALPFVFLGAILAGFIEVYVTPDLVQRYLPKNKFLRIVFGTFIGFVFPSCECGIVPIINRFLEKKVPSYTAVPFMATAPIINPIVLFATYSAFGNSLRFLALRLAGAVLTALVLGIMLAYFVDDNILKPTAQPVHSHDYSGEKAGKKVFLSLAHAIDEFFDTGRYLVFGTLVASGMQIYIPTRILTTIGGNPLTAILVMMLLAFILSLCSEADAFIGASLLSTFGLAPVLAFLLFGPMIDIKNLMMMAKSFKVHFILQFITVSALIIIAYCLLVGVL; from the coding sequence ATGGCGATTTTTAATCAGCTGCCGGACAGTGTCCTTCAGTGGCTGGCTATTTTTTTATCCATTATCATTGAGGCTCTGCCTTTTGTTTTTTTAGGTGCTATCTTAGCTGGTTTTATAGAGGTGTATGTCACGCCTGATTTGGTACAGCGCTATCTCCCGAAAAATAAGTTTTTGCGCATTGTTTTTGGGACCTTTATCGGTTTTGTCTTCCCATCTTGTGAATGCGGGATTGTTCCAATCATCAACCGTTTTTTAGAAAAGAAAGTTCCCAGCTACACTGCCGTTCCCTTTATGGCAACGGCTCCCATCATTAACCCTATTGTTTTATTTGCAACCTATTCTGCCTTCGGCAATTCGCTGCGCTTCCTGGCCCTGCGTCTTGCAGGAGCTGTACTGACTGCACTTGTTTTAGGAATTATGCTGGCCTACTTTGTTGACGACAATATTCTAAAGCCTACAGCCCAGCCCGTTCACAGCCATGATTATTCAGGCGAAAAAGCCGGGAAAAAAGTATTTCTGTCTTTAGCTCACGCCATTGACGAATTTTTTGACACCGGACGGTATCTGGTCTTTGGAACCTTGGTAGCTTCAGGTATGCAGATTTACATTCCGACACGTATTTTAACAACAATTGGCGGAAATCCGCTGACAGCTATTTTAGTTATGATGCTGCTGGCCTTTATTCTATCCTTATGCAGTGAAGCGGATGCTTTTATCGGTGCTTCACTGCTTTCGACATTTGGCCTAGCGCCGGTTCTTGCCTTTCTTTTGTTCGGGCCGATGATTGATATTAAAAATTTAATGATGATGGCTAAATCCTTTAAAGTGCACTTTATCCTGCAGTTTATTACCGTATCGGCGCTGATTATTATCGCTTATTGTCTGCTTGTGGGGGTGCTGTAA
- a CDS encoding SPJ_0845 family protein, with the protein MAITYKREDSLEKMLENFATLPDSDKAETKDSKNKNKKKADQSESDEAD; encoded by the coding sequence ATGGCAATAACATATAAACGTGAAGATTCCTTAGAAAAAATGCTGGAAAACTTCGCTACCTTGCCGGATTCAGATAAAGCTGAGACAAAAGACTCTAAAAATAAGAACAAAAAGAAAGCTGACCAGTCTGAGTCAGACGAAGCAGATTAG
- a CDS encoding Tex family protein gives MENSNTTTIAQDLGVKDDQVQKVLELTLEGNTIPFIARYRKEMTGNLDEIQIKAILDLDKSLTALSERKAKVLAKISEAGKLTPELQQAIEAAPRLADVEELYLPYKEKRRTKATAAREAGLFPLARLILQNTDKLEREAEKFVTEGFADAEAALAGAVDILVEALSEDAKLRSWTYNEIWSYSSLVSQLKDEAADKDKIYQIYYDFSEKVAKLQGYRVLALNRGEKQGALKIHFVHNMDKMLRFFAARFKERSSYIDQVITQAVKKKIVPAMERRIRSELTEAAEDGAITLFSDNLRHLLMVSPLKGKTVLGFDPAFRTGAKLAVVDSTGKLLRTQVIYPVPPASSDKIAQAKLDLAALLKEFAVEIIAIGNGTASRESEAFVADVLKDFPDVSYVIVNESGASVYSASDLARQEFPDLTVEKRSAVSIARRLQDPLAELVKIEPKAIGVGQYQHDVSQKKLAENLDFVVETVVNQVGVNINTASPALLSHVAGLNKSISENIVAYREEQGRIKSRDEIKQVPRLGAKAFEQAAGFLRIPEAENILDNTGVHPEAYEAVEKLFSMLDIQALDEAAQLKLKAIDVSAMAPELALGQETLKDILANLLKPGRDLRDDFDAPVLRQDILTISDLEIGQQLEGTVRNVVDFGAFVDIGLHDDGLIHISEMSKNFVKHPSQLVSVGDIVTVWVSKIDQEREKINLSLVNINELN, from the coding sequence ATGGAAAATTCAAATACGACAACAATCGCTCAGGATTTGGGCGTTAAAGACGATCAAGTTCAAAAAGTTTTGGAACTGACTCTGGAAGGTAATACTATTCCTTTTATTGCCCGCTACCGTAAAGAAATGACAGGTAATCTGGACGAAATCCAAATTAAAGCCATTTTGGATTTGGACAAAAGCCTAACGGCTCTGTCAGAACGAAAAGCAAAAGTTCTCGCTAAGATTTCTGAGGCTGGCAAACTTACTCCTGAATTGCAGCAGGCTATTGAGGCTGCTCCCAGATTAGCTGATGTAGAAGAACTGTATTTGCCTTATAAGGAGAAGCGCCGGACCAAAGCAACTGCTGCGCGTGAAGCCGGTCTTTTCCCGCTGGCCCGGCTTATTCTGCAAAATACGGATAAGCTTGAAAGAGAGGCTGAAAAATTTGTCACAGAAGGTTTTGCTGACGCTGAGGCCGCTCTTGCCGGAGCTGTTGATATTCTGGTAGAAGCGCTGTCAGAAGATGCTAAGCTCCGCTCATGGACCTACAATGAAATTTGGTCTTACAGTTCACTTGTTTCTCAGCTTAAAGATGAAGCTGCTGACAAAGATAAAATCTACCAGATTTACTATGATTTTTCAGAAAAAGTTGCAAAGCTGCAGGGATATCGTGTTTTGGCGCTAAACCGCGGTGAAAAACAGGGGGCTTTGAAAATCCATTTTGTTCATAATATGGACAAAATGCTTCGTTTTTTTGCTGCCCGTTTCAAAGAAAGAAGTAGCTATATTGATCAGGTTATCACGCAGGCTGTCAAGAAAAAGATTGTTCCGGCAATGGAACGGCGGATTCGGTCAGAATTAACAGAAGCGGCAGAAGACGGGGCGATCACGCTTTTTTCAGATAATCTGCGCCATCTGCTGATGGTATCACCGCTCAAAGGTAAAACTGTTTTAGGTTTTGACCCGGCTTTTCGAACTGGCGCTAAGCTGGCAGTTGTTGATTCAACTGGAAAACTTTTAAGAACACAAGTGATTTATCCGGTTCCGCCTGCAAGTTCTGATAAGATTGCACAGGCTAAACTGGACTTGGCTGCACTTCTTAAAGAATTTGCTGTGGAGATTATCGCTATCGGCAATGGGACAGCCAGCCGTGAAAGTGAAGCTTTCGTCGCAGATGTCCTTAAGGATTTCCCTGACGTTAGCTATGTGATTGTCAATGAGAGCGGTGCCTCAGTATATTCTGCCTCGGACCTGGCCAGACAGGAATTCCCTGATTTGACTGTTGAAAAGCGCTCGGCTGTCTCAATTGCCCGGCGTTTGCAGGATCCTTTAGCCGAATTAGTAAAAATTGAACCTAAAGCCATCGGTGTTGGTCAGTACCAGCATGATGTCAGTCAAAAGAAGCTGGCAGAAAACCTGGATTTTGTTGTTGAAACTGTCGTCAATCAGGTAGGCGTTAATATTAACACTGCCAGTCCTGCCCTCTTATCTCATGTTGCCGGACTCAATAAATCCATTTCGGAGAATATTGTGGCCTACCGGGAAGAGCAGGGAAGAATTAAATCGCGTGATGAAATCAAGCAAGTTCCCCGTTTAGGTGCTAAAGCATTTGAACAGGCAGCCGGCTTTCTGCGTATTCCGGAAGCAGAAAATATTTTAGATAATACGGGAGTGCATCCGGAAGCTTATGAGGCTGTTGAGAAGCTCTTCTCCATGCTTGATATTCAAGCGCTGGATGAAGCGGCTCAGCTGAAATTAAAAGCCATCGATGTTTCAGCTATGGCACCGGAATTAGCTTTAGGACAGGAAACGCTTAAAGATATTCTTGCAAACCTCCTTAAACCCGGCCGCGACCTGCGTGATGATTTCGATGCCCCTGTTTTACGGCAGGATATCCTGACTATTTCAGATTTAGAAATTGGCCAGCAATTGGAGGGAACAGTGCGCAATGTCGTTGATTTCGGCGCTTTTGTCGATATTGGCCTGCATGATGATGGACTTATTCATATTTCTGAGATGAGCAAGAACTTTGTCAAACACCCCAGCCAGCTTGTTTCTGTCGGGGATATTGTCACAGTATGGGTTTCCAAAATTGATCAGGAACGGGAGAAGATTAACCTCTCCTTGGTAAATATCAATGAACTTAACTGA
- a CDS encoding SprT family protein produces the protein MNLTDYVQEVSQEDFGKDFKHQALWNKRLRTTGGRFFPSDGHLEFNYRLYQELGPAVFRKIVRHELCHYHLFYANKGYRHRDTDFKKLLEKVGGLRYTPPLPSQAAVYCYACRQCGHIYQRRRRINPQNYICGQCCGKLIPLN, from the coding sequence ATGAACTTAACTGATTATGTACAAGAGGTTTCTCAGGAAGACTTTGGTAAAGATTTTAAACACCAAGCTCTATGGAATAAGCGGCTGCGGACAACCGGCGGCCGTTTTTTTCCATCAGACGGCCATTTAGAATTCAATTATCGCCTTTATCAGGAGTTAGGCCCAGCTGTTTTCCGAAAGATTGTCCGGCATGAACTTTGCCACTACCATCTTTTCTATGCTAATAAAGGCTATCGTCACAGAGATACCGATTTTAAAAAACTTTTAGAAAAAGTCGGCGGCCTTCGCTATACACCGCCTCTTCCCTCGCAAGCAGCTGTTTACTGCTATGCCTGCAGGCAATGCGGCCATATTTACCAGCGGCGCCGCCGAATCAATCCTCAAAACTATATCTGCGGACAGTGCTGCGGCAAATTAATCCCCCTTAACTGA
- a CDS encoding PspC domain-containing protein has protein sequence MKSIFYKQRKNKLVCGVFAGLADKFGWDLPLTRVLGALAMYFTGFGFLLYILLAIFLPYKEDLLDDKYGQGPRKRKDADVVNEDNDGWFW, from the coding sequence ATGAAATCCATTTTTTATAAACAAAGGAAAAATAAATTAGTCTGCGGGGTTTTTGCCGGCCTTGCTGACAAATTTGGCTGGGATCTCCCTCTGACCCGTGTTTTAGGGGCATTAGCTATGTACTTTACCGGTTTTGGTTTCCTGCTCTATATTTTATTGGCTATTTTTCTGCCTTATAAAGAAGATTTGTTAGATGATAAGTACGGTCAAGGTCCCCGTAAACGCAAAGATGCTGATGTTGTTAATGAAGATAATGATGGCTGGTTTTGGTAA
- the hprK gene encoding HPr(Ser) kinase/phosphatase, with translation MSVTVRMLVDRIKLDVVYGTDQLLTKKITTSDISRPGLEMTGYFDYYAPERIQLLGMKEWSYLTQMTSHNRYSVLKGMFQPQTPAIIVARNLAIPEEMIQAAEEEGIAVLQSHVPTSRLSGEMSWYLDSCLAERTSVHGVLMDIYGMGVLIQGDSGIGKSETGLELVKRGHRLVADDRVDVYAKDEETLWGEPAEILRHLLEIRGVGIIDVMSLYGASAVKDSSQVQLAIYLENFERDKVFDRLGNGNEEIELSGVKLPRIRIPVKTGRNVSVVIEAAAMNYRAKQMGYDATQTFEDRLTNLINRNEVSDD, from the coding sequence ATGTCAGTTACAGTTCGTATGCTGGTTGACCGCATTAAGCTGGATGTGGTTTACGGCACTGATCAGCTTTTGACTAAAAAAATTACGACATCAGATATTTCCCGTCCTGGCCTTGAGATGACAGGATATTTTGATTACTACGCACCGGAGCGCATTCAGCTTCTTGGGATGAAAGAGTGGTCGTATTTGACCCAAATGACATCTCATAACCGTTATTCGGTATTAAAGGGAATGTTTCAGCCCCAGACCCCTGCTATTATTGTTGCCAGAAATTTGGCAATTCCTGAGGAAATGATTCAGGCTGCTGAGGAAGAAGGGATTGCTGTTTTGCAGAGCCATGTGCCAACCAGCCGACTTTCAGGAGAAATGTCCTGGTACTTGGATTCCTGCTTGGCTGAGAGGACCAGTGTTCATGGTGTTTTAATGGATATTTACGGTATGGGAGTGCTTATTCAGGGGGATTCTGGTATCGGTAAAAGCGAAACAGGCCTTGAACTGGTTAAGCGGGGGCATCGGCTGGTTGCTGATGACCGTGTGGATGTTTATGCCAAAGATGAGGAGACGCTTTGGGGAGAGCCGGCTGAGATTCTTCGCCATCTGTTAGAAATACGAGGTGTCGGAATTATTGATGTGATGAGTCTTTACGGAGCCAGCGCCGTAAAGGATTCGTCTCAGGTTCAGCTGGCTATTTATTTAGAAAATTTTGAGAGGGATAAGGTCTTTGACCGTCTGGGCAATGGCAATGAGGAAATTGAACTCTCTGGGGTCAAGCTTCCTCGTATTCGAATACCGGTCAAAACCGGCCGTAATGTGTCTGTAGTGATCGAGGCGGCGGCCATGAATTATCGTGCTAAGCAGATGGGCTATGATGCTACGCAAACCTTTGAGGACCGTTTAACTAATTTAATCAATCGAAATGAGGTAAGCGATGATTGA